The Nostoc sp. NIES-3756 DNA window TGCAATATGCAATTTGCCCCGGTAGCGCATAGGTCACGCTATAAAATGTTTTTTGTGAATGCGTGCAACTTTGTTGCAACGGTCGCGGGACAGCATCTGATGACGATGATGCAGAATCCTCCATGTTGATTCCTCCATTGTTCCTTGATTGGGAACGTTCTATAACGGCAAGTTAGCTATAAAGTTTAAAGAATAAGATAGTGCTGAAGGTTTCATGTCAGCCCATAAACTAGAAATATCTAGAGTTTGACCTTCAGTTGGGGAAAAGTTTGTGGTTGTTGGCTTGCTTGGAGTAGTTAGATAACTAACTGTTTCTGGCTCCAAGGTAGTTGATGTGTTATTCAATTCTTTGACTGCGGCTGGCGTTTGTTGGGGAAATTTTGTTATGGGGGTTGTCTGTAATGCTAATTCCATCAGACTTACCCAATGAGATACAGCTACTTTATTTTTTTTATATGATATCGCTAATGACGCTGCATCACAATTTATGCGTACTTGGGTGACTAAAGCATCGGTTTTTAATAACCTTTCTAGACGCTTTGCATAAGCGCGATCGCTGGCTATAAGAGGTATGTGAAATCTGATTCTACCAGGGATTTCGTGAACAACACTATAAGCTACTGCCGCAGACTTAATTGTTGTCTTGGTAATTTTTTCTCCGGCGACGGCTGGCTGACATTCCTCTGTTGTGACTACAGTTGTTGCAGACTCTTTGACTATATCTTGTCCCGCTATTTGTGGTTCTAGATAGTCAATTACTCGCCGAGTTGCTTCTGCGGTAATCATATAGATGGGAATTGCCGGTAAACCACTTACTCCCAATCCTCCTGTCACCGCTAACCCC harbors:
- a CDS encoding HMA2 domain-containing protein — its product is MAKTITSRERSSPYLSLSSDLTLTQRRSDELKVNTNSSKSGQYPIQISATGMQVVHATNGRIRIKATDGSFSSNVKAIAKQLKQYQGVKEVVTNEPTGSMVVVFDENKLPLPKMLVILKQLNIQTAQNQPLSDPFAPWKSVDFWKEQTVSFIPLMTGLAVTGGLGVSGLPAIPIYMITAEATRRVIDYLEPQIAGQDIVKESATTVVTTEECQPAVAGEKITKTTIKSAAVAYSVVHEIPGRIRFHIPLIASDRAYAKRLERLLKTDALVTQVRINCDAASLAISYKKNKVAVSHWVSLMELALQTTPITKFPQQTPAAVKELNNTSTTLEPETVSYLTTPSKPTTTNFSPTEGQTLDISSLWADMKPSALSYSLNFIANLPL